A window of the Xenopus laevis strain J_2021 chromosome 9_10L, Xenopus_laevis_v10.1, whole genome shotgun sequence genome harbors these coding sequences:
- the LOC108701817 gene encoding myosin-4 — translation MSDAEMASYGPAAQYLRKSEKERIEAQNKPFDAKTSVFVIDPKTMYVKGIVQSKEGGKVTVKKEDNTTVTVKDDEIFPMNPPKYDKIEDMAMMTHLNEPSVLYNLKERYAAWMIYTYSGLFCATVNPYKWLPVYNPEVVAAYRGKKRQEAPPHIFSISDNAYQFMLTDRENQSVLITGESGAGKTVNTKRVIQYFATIAAIGDKKKEEPGKIQGNLEDQIIQANPLLEAFGNAKTVRNDNSSRFGKFIRIHFGTTGKLSSADIETYLLEKSRVTFQLSAERSYHIFYQIMSNKKPELIDMLLVTTNPYDFAYVSQGEITVASIDDQEELMATDSAIDILGFNADEKIGIYKLTGAVMHYGNMKFKQKQREEQAEPDGTEVADKIAYLMGLNSADLLKALCYPRVKVGNEYVTKGQTVQQVYNSVGALGKSVYEKMFLWMVIRINQQLDTKQPRQHFIGVLDIAGFEIFDMNSLEQLCINFTNEKLQQFFNHHMFVLEQEEYKKEGIDWEFIDFGMDLAACIELIEKPMGIFSILEEECMFPKATDTSFKNKLHDQHLGKCNNFQKPKPGKGKAEAHFSLVHYAGTVDYNISGWLDKNKDPLNETVIGLYQKSSIKLLCFLYAAHAGAEADAGKKGAKKKGSSFQTVSALFRENLNKLMSNLRSTHPHFVRCLIPNETKTPGAMDHYLVMHQLRCNGVLEGIRICRKGFPSRIIYGDFKQRYKILNASAIPDGQFIDSKKASEKLLGSIDVDHTQYKFGHTKVFFKAGLLGTLEEMRDERLAQLITRTQAMCRGYLMRVEFKKMMERRESIFCIQYNVRSFMNVKHWPWMKLYFKIKPLLKSAESEKEMQNMKEEFEKTKELLAKSEAKKKELEEKMVSILQEKNDLQLQVTSESETLADAEERCEGLIKAKIQLEAKIKEFNERLEDEEESNAELTAKKRKLEDECSELKKDIDDLELTLAKVEKEKHATENKVKNLTEEMAVLDESIAKLTKEKKALQEAHQQTLDDLQAEEDKVNTLTKAKTKLEQQVDDLEGSLEQEKKLRMEMERAKRKLEGDLKLAQESTMDLENDKQQLDEKVKKKEFEVSQLQSKIEDEQALAAQLQKKIKELQARIEELEEEIEAERAARAKAEKQRADLSRELEEISERLEEAGGATSAQIEMNKKREAEFQKMRRDLEEATLQHEATASALRKKHADSVAELGEQIDNLQRVKQKLEKEKSELKMEIDDLASNMETVSKAKSNLEKMCRTLEDQYSEVKTKEEEHLRVINDINAQRARLQTETGVYSRQLEEKESLVSQLSRGKQAFTQQTEELKRQLEEETKAKNALAHGLQSARHDCDLLREQYEEEQEAKAELQRSLSKANSEVSQWRTKYETDAIQRTEELEEAKKKLAQRLQEAEEQIEAVNSKCASLEKTKQRLQGEVEDLMVDVERSNSACAALDKKQRNFDKVLSEWKQKYEESQAELEASQKESRSLSTEVFKMKNSYEEALDQLETLKRENKNLQQEISDLTEQVAESGKSIHEIEKAKKLVEQEKSDLQSALEEAEGSLEHEEVKILRIQLELNQVKGEVDRKIAEKDEELEQVKRNSQRALESMQSTLDAEIRSRNDALRLKKKMEGDLNEMEIQLSHANRQAAESQKQLRNVQGQLKDTQLHLDDALRGSDDLKEQLAIVERRNNLMLAEIEEMRSALEQTERGRKVAEQELIDVTERVQLLHSQNTSLINTKKKIEADISHLQNEVEEAVQEARNADEKAKKAITDAALMAEELKKEQDTSAHLERMKKNLEQTVKDLQHRLDEAEQLAMKGGKKQLQKLEARVRELENELDAEQKRGSDAIKGVRKYERRVKELTYQSEEDKKNVFRLQDLVDKLQLKVKAYKRQAEETEEQANVHLSRFRKTQHELEEAEERADIAESQVNKLRAKTRDVGKKIEE, via the exons ATGAGTGACGCTGAGATGGCCTCCTATGGGCCGGCTGCCCAGTATCTCCGAAAGTCAGAGAAGGAGAGGATTGAGGCACAGAACAAACCATTTGATGCAAAGACATCTGTCTTTGTAATTGATCCTAAAACAATGTATGTCAAAGGCATCGTCCAGAGCAAGGAGGGAGGCAAAGTCACCGTAAAGAAAGAGGACAATACT ACTGTAACAGTGAAGGACGATGAAATCTTCCCTATGAACCCACCAAAGTACGATAAAATTGAAGACATGGCCATGATGACCCACTTGAACGAACCATCTGTCCTGTATAACCTCAAAGAGCGCTATGCAGCCTGGATGATCTAC ACCTATTCTGGTCTCTTCTGTGCTACCGTGAACCCCTACAAGTGGCTTCCAGTGTACAACCCAGAGGTGGTGGCAGCATACAGAGGCAAGAAGCGTCAGGAGGCCCCACCCCACATCTTCTCCATCTCTGATAATGCCTATCAGTTCATGTTAACAG ATCGTGAAAATCAGTCTGTCCTGATTAC TGGAGAATCTGGAGCAGGAAAGACTGTAAACACAAAACGTGTCATCCAATACTTTGCAACAATTGCAGCTATTGGTGATAAGAAGAAAGAGGAACCTGGAAAAATTCAG GGAAATCTGGAGGATCAAATCATTCAGGCCAACCCTCTGCTGGAAGCCTTTGGCAATGCCAAGACTGTGAGGAATGACAATTCATCCCGCTTT GGTAAATTCATCAGAATCCATTTTGGAACCACTGGAAAGCTGTCCTCTGCTGATATTGAAACAT ATCTTCTGGAAAAATCCAGAGTAACATTCCAGCTATCAGCAGAGAGAAGCTATCATATCTTCTACCAAATCATGTCAAACAAGAAACCAGAGCTTATTG ATATGCTCCTGGTTACAACAAACCCTTATGATTTTGCATATGTGAGCCAAGGTGAAATCACTGTGGCGAGCATTGATGACCAAGAGGAGTTGATGGCCACAGAT AGTGCCATTGACATTTTGGGTTTCAATGCTGATGAGAAAATCGGCATTTACAAACTCACTGGAGCTGTGATGCACTATGGCAACATGAAATTCAAACAGAAGCAAAGAGAGGAACAGGCTGAGCCAGATGGCACAGAGG TGGCTGACAAAATTGCCTATTTGATGGGTCTGAACTCAGCAGATCTGCTAAAGGCTCTTTGCTACCCTAGAGTCAAAGTCGGCAATGAGTATGTCACAAAAGGTCAAACCGTCCAGCAG GTATACAATTCAGTTGGTGCCCTGGGCAAGTCAGTGTATGAGAAAATGTTCTTGTGGATGGTCATAAGAATTAACCAGCAGCTGGACACTAAGCAGCCAAGGCAGCACTTCATCGGTGTCTTGGACATTGCTGGCTTTGAGATCTTTGAT ATGAACAGCTTGGAACAGCTTTGCATCAACTTCACCAATGAGAAACTGCAACAGTTTTTTAACCATCACATGTTTGTCCTGGAGCAAGAGGAGTACAAGAAGGAAGGGATTGACTGGGAGTTCATTGACTTCGGCATGGACTTGGCTGCCTGCATTGAGCTTATTGAGAAG CCAATGGGCATTTTCTCCATCCTTGAAGAGGAGTGCATGTTCCCCAAGGCAACAGACACTTCTTTCAAGAACAAGTTGCATGACCAACATCTGGGCAAGTGCAATAACTTCCAGAAACCCAAGCCTGGAAAAGGCAAAGCTGAGGCTCACTTCTCTCTTGTCCACTATGCTGGGACAGTGGATTACAACATCTCTGGTTGGCTTGATAAGAACAAGGACCCACTGAATGAAACTGTCATTGGGCTCTACCAGAAGTCTTCTATCAAACTGCTCTGCTTCCTCTACGCTGCACACGCTGGTGCAGAAGCAG ATGCCGGAAAGAAGGGTGCCAAGAAGAAGGGTTCCTCTTTCCAGACCGTGTCTGCTCTTTTCAGG GAGAATCTGAACAAGCTGATGAGCAACCTTAGAAGCACTCACCCCCACTTTGTACGTTGCCTGATCCCTAATGAGACAAAAACTCCAG GGGCCATGGACCACTATCTGGTTATGCACCAGCTTAGGTGTAATGGTGTCCTTGAGGGCATTCGAATTTGCAGAAAGGGATTCCCAAGCAGGATCATCTATGGTGACTTCAAACAACG TTACAAGATTCTAAATGCAAGTGCTATTCCTGATGGGCAATTTATTGATAGCAAGAAAGCTTCAGAGAAGCTTCTTGGATCCATTGATGTAGACCACACTCAGTACAAATTTGGACACACTAAG GTTTTCTTTAAAGCTGGCTTATTAGGTACTCTGGAAGAGATGCGAGATGAACGTTTGGCCCAGTTAATTACTCGTACTCAGGCCATGTGCAGAGGTTACCTCATGAGAGTTGAGTTTAAGAAGATGATGGAAAGAAG AGAATCCATCTTCTGCATCCAGTACAACGTCCGTTCATTCATGAATGTCAAGCACTGGCCATGGATGAAACTTTACTTTAAGATCAAGCCTCTCCTGAAGAGTGCAGAGTCTGAGAAAGAGATGCAAAACATGAAGGAGGAGTTTGAGAAGACCAAGGAACTTTTGGCAAAATCAGAAGCAAAGAAAAAGGAACTGGAGGAAAAAATGGTTTCCATTCTTCAGGAGAAGAATGATCTTCAGCTCCAAGTTACATCT GAATCAGAGACTCTGGCAGATGCAGAGGAAAGATGTGAAGGTCTGATCAAAGCTAAAATACAACTGGAGGCTAAAATTAAGGAATTCAATGAAAGGCTGGAAGATGAAGAGGAATCCAATGCAGAACTTACAGCAAAGAAAAGGAAACTAGAGGATGAGTGTTCTGAGTTGAAGAAAGATATTGATGACCTTGAACTCACATTGGCCAAagtagagaaagaaaaacatgcaacagaaaacaag GTTAAGAACTTAACTGAAGAGATGGCTGTTCTGGATGAGAGCATTGCCAAACTTACTAAAGAAAAGAAAGCTCTTCAGGAAGCTCACCAGCAGACCCTTGATGATCTTCAAGCTGAAGAAGACAAAGTCAACACACTCACCAAAGCAAAAACCAAGCTGGAGCAGCAAGTTGATGAT CTTGAGGGATCTCTGGAGCAAGAGAAGAAGCTGCGTATGGAAATGGAGAGGGCAAAAAGAAAGCTGGAGGGTGATCTGAAACTGGCCCAAGAGTCTACAATGGACTTGGAAAATGACAAGCAGCAGCTGGATGAAAAAGTCAAAAA GAAGGAATTTGAAGTAAGCCAGTTGCAAAGCAAGATTGAAGATGAACAGGCTCTGGCTGCTCAGcttcaaaagaaaattaaagagcTGCAG GCTCGCATTGAGGAGCTGGAAGAAGAAATTGAAGCAGAGCGTGCAGCTCGTGCCAAGGCAGAAAAGCAGCGTGCTGACCTCTCCAGGGAGCTTGAGGAGATAAGTGAGCGTTTGGAGGAAGCTGGAGGTGCCACTTCTGCTCAGATTGAGATGAACAAGAAGCGTGAAGCAGAATTCCAGAAGATGAGACGTGACCTTGAAGAGGCCACTCTGCAACATGAGGCTACTGCCTCTGCTCTCAGGAAGAAGCATGCTGACAGTGTTGCAGAACTAGGGGAACAAATTGACAACCTTcaaagagtcaaacagaagcttGAAAAGGAAAAGAGTGAACTAAAGATGGAAATTGATGACCTAGCCAGCAACATGGAAACTGTCTCCAAAGCCAAA TCAAACTTAGAAAAGATGTGCAGGACTCTAGAGGACCAATATTCTGAAGTGAAGACTAAGGAGGAAGAGCACCTCAGGGTGATTAATGATATTAATGCACAGAGAGCTCGCCTGCAGACAGAAACTGGAG TTTATTCTCGCCAGCTAGAGGAAAAAGAATCTTTGGTGTCTCAACTTTCCAGAGGCAAGCAAGCTTTTACTCAGCAAACTGAAGAACTGAAGAGACAACTTGAGGAGGAAACAaag GCCAAGAATGCTCTTGCCCATGGATTACAATCTGCCCGCCATGACTGTGACCTGCTCAGGGAGCAATATGAAGAGGAGCAGGAAGCAAAGGCTGAACTGCAACGGTCACTGTCCAAGGCCAACAGTGAAGTATCTCAGTGGAGAACCAAATATGAAACTGATGCAATCCAGCGCACAGAGGAACTGGAGGAAGCCAA GAAGAAACTTGCTCAGCGACTCCAGGAAGCTGAGGAGCAAATTGAAGCCGTCAACTCTAAGTGTGCTTCCCTGGAGAAGACCAAGCAGAGACTGCAAGGAGAAGTGGAAGACCTCATGGTAGATGTAGAACGTTCTAACTCAGCTTGCGCAGCACTTGATAAGAAGCAGAGAAACTTTGACAAG GTGTTGTCAGAGTGGAAGCAGAAATATGAAGAGTCCCAGGCTGAACTTGAGGCTTCTCAGAAAGAGTCTAGGTCTCTAAGCACTGAAGTGTTTAAGATGAAGAACTCCTATGAAGAAGCATTAGACCAACTTGAGACCCTCAAGAGAGAAAACAAGAACCTTCAAC AGGAGATATCTGATTTGACGGAACAAGTTGCAGAGAGTGGAAAGAGCATTCATGAAATAGAAAAGGCCAAGAAGCTGGTTGAACAGGAGAAATCTGATTTACAATCAGCCCTTGAAGAAGCCGAG GGATCTTTGGAGCATGAAGAAGTCAAGATCCTCCGGATCCAGCTTGAGTTGAATCAAGTTAAAGGTGAAGTTGACAGAAAAATTGCTGAGAAGGATGAAGAACTTGAACAGGTGAAAAGGAACAGCCAGAGAGCTCTAGAATCAATGCAGAGCACCCTGGATgctgagatcagaagcaggaatGATGCACTCAGACTAAAGAAGAAGATGGAGGGAGATCTGAATGAGATGGAAATTCAACTAAGCCATGCCAACCGACAAGCAGCAGAGTCACAGAAACAGCTGAGGAACGTGCAAGGACAGCTTAAG GATACTCAACTACACCTTGATGATGCACTTCGAGGAAGTGATGATCTAAAGGAGCAGCTGGCTATTGTTGAAAGGAGAAATAACCTCATGCTGGCTGAAATTGAGGAGATGAGGTCTGCTCTAGAACAGACTGAGCGTGGGCGCAAAGTGGCAGAACAGGAACTTATTGATGTTACAGAGCGTGTGCAGCTTCTTCACTCACAG AACACCAGTCTGATCAACACCAAGAAGAAGATTGAGGCTGATATCTCTCATCTTCAAAATGAAGTGGAAGAAGCTGTTCAGGAAGCAAGAAATGCAGATGAAAAGGCCAAGAAGGCAATCACTGAT GCTGCCTTGATGGCTGAGGAACTCAAGAAGGAACAAGACACCAGTGCTCACCTTGAACGTATGAAGAAGAATCTGGAGCAGACAGTGAAGGATCTCCAACATCGTCTAGATGAGGCTGAGCAACTGGCAATGAAAGGAGGCAAGAAGCAACTCCAAAAATTGGAGGCCAGG GTACGTGAACTTGAAAATGAGCTTGATGCTGAGCAAAAGAGAGGATCTGATGCCATCAAAGGAGTGCGCAAGTACGAGAGAAGAGTCAAAGAGCTGACTTACCAG TCTGAAGAGGACAAAAAGAATGTTTTCAGGCTGCAGGACTTAGTGGACAAGTTGCAGTTGAAAGTCAAAGCATACAAGAGACAAGCAGAGGAGACT GAAGAACAAGCAAATGTCCACCTATCCAGATTCAGGAAGACTCAGCATGAATTGGAAGAGGCAGAGGAACGTGCTGATATTGCAGAATCCCAAGTCAACAAGCTCAGAGCCAAGACTCGGGATGTTGGAAAG aAAATTGAAGAGTGA